CACAGAGTCACGTCCGCATTGGAGCGACGCTGACTGACATGAATGCGCAGCAATGCTTCGTGCGGAGAGGGTCCATGGCAGTGGTCCGGACACCCGCAAAGCCGGCCTTGGTTTGGCTCCGGATTGCGTCAAAATAGATGTCCAGACCAGTCTGCGGACCGATGGGGTACCTTGTTGGATGGCAAAATGAGTTCGGACCGCTCGATCCAGACGGATGCAGGTGGTCCATGTTGGTGATGCCCTTGGCATACAAAGTGAGTCAACATAGCTTCTGAATGCATGAACAATATGCTTGTAAAAATGCGCACATAAACAAAAGGAattcaaaaaatatataaaaaaaattCACGTTTCCTATGCGATTCTATTTTTAAAAAACATTTAGAAAAATATCACATTTGATGCTCTAAAGGAGAAATAATATTAAGCACTGAATTTATTTTTCACAAAGGATGCAAAACTAAAGTTTTCACAGTTTTTTTAACAGAACGATCAGATTGCTCGAGATTTATATTAAAAACTGTTCAATTTATTTGGCATTTCAAAAACCATTTGACAATTCAACGTAGGTAGGAGCACATGGGCAGTAGTCTGAAGACGAAGACCACACGCAAGGTCTCTGTTTGTAGTAGGCTGCAGCCCTACGCACGGTCTCGTCCCATCACCATGGCCTATCGTAGAATTAACTCTCGACTGGGGGAACCGGTGGAACCCAAAGCCAATAATGGCGGGCTCTCCCCACTCCCAAACCGCAAGCTCACCCCACTCCCCACATTCCCACGCCTCGTCGCAGATGGCGCCGTCGGTGCCGAGGAAGCGCAGGGTGAACCGCCCGGAGAACGAGGAGGTGGCGGCCTGGCTCTTCTTGAAGCACCGGTCCATGGCGGAGCAGCAGCCGGGCGGCCTCCCGGAGCACCAGGGCCACGCGCTCTCCACCGCCTACCGCTGCGTCTGCGCCACCAACGTGCCCATCCGGACCTTCGGCGACCTGGCCCGTCTCAGGTGCGCATCTCCCCCGCCTCTTTCAAATCAAACTGCTTCCTTCTACGCTGTTGTTAGGATGAGGCGAGGTTTCTGTCGGTTTCGGGGTCGCGCGCTTTGGATCTGAGCAATGCATCCGGTCTGCATAACTTTTGTGGCTGTAGAATCATACAGTAGTTTTCAGCTCCATCGTGTGTCCATTTGCTCTGCTGCAACCGTTGATTTGCTGCAGGTGTATGGTGAAATCAGTTTAGGTCATTACTTACCATTTTTTGTCTGGCGAACTGTGCTCATATCACCTCTAAGTTGCCATTCAAATTGGGATTTGCCTGCATGTAGATAATCACACTACTGCTATACCACTAGACCAGTATGGCTTCGTTTTGACCCATATGTATCTTCTGTTTCTCTGTGTGTGTTGAATTGTGTCATGGAAATCACATACTACTAGACTAATATGTGGAATGTATCCAGTACCAAATGTTACTTTCTACATTGAGTTGCATCGATTTTTCAGAAACTTTACATTTTCTGAATCAGTTTGATGATCACTGTTGTTGCTTCTGCGGTTCTTTTATTCTTCTCAGGGGCGTTGAAGATTGGGTTGTTCACCTCCTGAAAGATTCCTTGCCAGGGTCCACCCTTGATCTGCCCCAAGAAAACCCTCCAACATTTGTCTCTGTGGCCCCATCTGACCTGCACCAGCACCTCGGCGATCTCCTCAAGACCGAGAAGGGCGCCGACGTGGTTTTCGAGGTTGATGGTCACACTTTCGCAGCACACCGCTGTGTGCTCGCTGCCCGATCACCGGTCTTCAGTGCGGAGCTCTTTGGCGGTATGAAGGAGGGCAACACCGCAGGTGCCGTGCGCATAGATGAAATGGAGGCAG
The Aegilops tauschii subsp. strangulata cultivar AL8/78 chromosome 3, Aet v6.0, whole genome shotgun sequence genome window above contains:
- the LOC141042533 gene encoding BTB/POZ and MATH domain-containing protein 1-like, whose protein sequence is MAGSPHSQTASSPHSPHSHASSQMAPSVPRKRRVNRPENEEVAAWLFLKHRSMAEQQPGGLPEHQGHALSTAYRCVCATNVPIRTFGDLARLRGVEDWVVHLLKDSLPGSTLDLPQENPPTFVSVAPSDLHQHLGDLLKTEKGADVVFEVDGHTFAAHRCVLAARSPVFSAELFGGMKEGNTAGAVRIDEMEAEVFKALLWFVYTDSLQVTEEEDEDVMCQHLLVAADRYGMERLKSICEEKLCKFVNAATIATILTLAEQHHCDGLKKACSRFLGSPANLRALLDSDGFDHLSRSCPLVAKNLIAMSALV